In Erigeron canadensis isolate Cc75 chromosome 1, C_canadensis_v1, whole genome shotgun sequence, a single window of DNA contains:
- the LOC122601445 gene encoding ACD11 homolog protein-like: MDIFSYFTSEKVSFDDEDEFEDVGEGTALSLIADAFEELSDSIKNGNKNDASFELRLKPFCDACSLVSVLFGSLGIAFKFAEMEYTSKVGDLSDASSMYGTLSKVIDCDVKTDTVKSAESLTRKLRRVRQGLDLVRELFQNFLSTDDYSLKEAASTAYKQVCAPYHTWAVRTAVSAGMCALPTRDQLLLNLNESDESAEDEMRRYIKASLPVIKYVDDLYTSRGITLDW; encoded by the exons ATGGATATCTTTTCATATTTTACCTCAGAAAA GGTGagttttgatgatgaagatgaatttGAAGACGTTGGAGAAGGAACTGCGCTTTCATTGATTGCGGATGCATTTGAAGAGTTATCGGATTCGATTAAAAATGGGAACAAAAATGATGCTTCATTCGAGTTGCGTTTGAAGCCTTTTTGTGATGCTTGTTCTTTGGTGTCCGTGTTATTTGGTTCCCTTGGAATTGCTTTCAAGTTTGCTGAGATGGAATACACATCCAAG GTGGGCGATCTTTCTGATGCATCAAGTATGTATGGCACTTTGAGTAAAGTAATTGATTGTGATGTCAAAACTGACACAGTGAAATCAGCTGAAAGCCTTACTCGTAAGCTTCGCAGAGTTAGGCAGGGTCTAGATCTTGTTAGAGAGTTGTTTCAGAACTTTTTGTCAACAGA TGACTACTCTCTGAAAGAAGCAGCTTCAACAGCTTACAAACAAGTTTGTGCACCGTATCACACATGGGCTGTTAGGACTGCAGTGTCAGCTGGAATGTGTGCTCTTCCTACTAGAGATCAACTCTTGCTGAACCTCAATGAATCTG ATGAATCGGCGGAGGATGAAATGAGAAGGTATATAAAAGCGTCACTTCCAGTAATCAAGTACGTAGATGATCTGTACACTTCTAGAGGAATCACATTGGATTGGTAG
- the LOC122601430 gene encoding protein NRT1/ PTR FAMILY 3.1-like — translation MNIQDKDNNHNGKRTKGGLITMPFIFANEVCEKLAVVGFQTNMISYLTQQIHMPITTAANTLTNFGGTASLTPLIGAFIADSFAGRFWTITVASIIYQIGMISLTVSAVVPKLRPPPCQNGEICQEANTGQLAILYISLLLTAIGSGGIRPCVVAFGADQFDETDEKQKASTWKFFNWYYFCMGVSMLVAVTVVVYIQDNIGWGWGLGVPSIAMAVSIVAFVFGLPLYRNMDPAGSPFTRLVQVCVAAYKKRHLPMVSDAKMLYENEELDASISVAGRLIHTKQMKFLDKAAIVTEEDYAKSQSKPNLWRLNTVHRVEELKSLLRMGPIWASGILLFTAYVQQNTFSLQQAKTMDRHLTKSFQIPAGSMSVFTLTSMLATIVFYDRVFVPIMRRFTGVERGVSFLCRMAIGFTISILATLIAGFMEIKRKNVAFAHGLADKPHETIPIMVFWLVPQYSLHGIAEAFMAIGHLEFLYDQAPESMRSTAAALFWMAISAGNYMSTLLVTLVHKFSQGKDGSNWLPDNNLNRGRLEYFYWMITLLQVVNLVYYSFCAKFYTFKPLEVVHRGDKQNHEVELGTHV, via the exons ATGAACATACAAGACAAAGACAACAACCATAATGGAAAAAGAACCAAAGGTGGACTCATCACCATGCCCTTCATTTTTG CAAATGAGGTATGCGAGAAGTTGGCTGTGGTGGGATTTCAAACGAATATGATTAGCTACTTGACACAACAAATTCATATGCCGATAACCACAGCTGCCAACACGCTAACGAACTTTGGTGGCACGGCGAGCTTGACCCCTTTGATCGGGGCGTTTATAGCTGATTCTTTTGCGGGGCGGTTTTGGACTATCACAGTTGCTTCCATTATCTATCAGATT GGTATGATATCATTGACAGTATCAGCAGTAGTACCAAAGTTAAGACCTCCACCATGCCAAAATGGAGAAATATGCCAAGAAGCCAATACAGGCCAACTAGCAATATTATACATATCACTACTTCTAACAGCAATCGGGTCAGGCGGGATCCGACCCTGTGTGGTTGCATTCGGGGCAGACCAGTTTGATGAAACAGATGAAAAACAAAAGGCTAGTACATGGAAGTTCTTCAATTGGTATTATTTTTGCATGGGGGTATCTATGCTTGTGGCGGTCACGGTAGTTGTTTACATTCAAGATAATATCGGGTGGGGTTGGGGACTGGGGGTCCCGTCTATAGCAATGGCTGTATCGATTGTTGCATTCGTGTTTGGGCTCCCATTGTATAGGAATATGGACCCAGCAGGTAGCCCGTTTACGCGGTTGGTGCAAGTGTGTGTGGCAGCTTATAAGAAGAGACACTTGCCAATGGTTTCGGATGCTAAGATGCTTTATGAGAATGAAGAGCTTGATGCTTCTATCTCTGTTGCTGGAAGGCTTATCCATACTAAACAAATGAA ATTCTTGGACAAAGCAGCCATTGTGACGGAAGAAGACTATGCAAAATCGCAATCCAAACCAAACTTATGGAGACTAAACACAGTCCACAGAGTTGAAGAACTGAAATCACTACTAAGAATGGGTCCAATTTGGGCATCTGGTATTCTTCTATTCACAGCCTATGTTCAACAAAACACTTTCTCACTTCAACAAGCAAAAACCATGGACCGACACCTCACCAAATCATTCCAAATCCCCGCCGGTTCCATGTCTGTTTTCACCTTGACCTCAATGCTGGCCACCATTGTCTTCTATGACCGTGTCTTTGTGCCCATCATGCGTAGATTCACAGGGGTAGAGAGGGGAGTTTCTTTCCTTTGTAGGATGGCCATTGGTTTCACTATATCAATTTTAGCCACACTCATAGCCGGTTTCATGGAAATAAAGCGTAAAAATGTTGCTTTTGCTCATGGTTTGGCTGACAAGCCACACGAAACAATTCCAATTATGGTGTTTTGGTTAGTACCTCAATATAGCCTTCATGGGATTGCCGAAGCGTTTATGGCAATTGGGCATCTTGAGTTTCTGTATGATCAAGCTCCCGAAAGTATGAGGAGTACCGCGGCTGCATTGTTTTGGATGGCGATATCGGCTGGAAATTACATGAGTACACTTTTAGTGACATTGGTGCATAAGTTTAGCCAAGGGAAAGATGGATCAAATTGGTTGCCAGATAATAACTTGAACAGAGGAAGGTTGGAGTATTTCTATTGGATGATCACATTGTTACAAGTTGTTAATTTGGTCTACTACTCTTTTTGTGCtaaattttacacttttaaaccCCTTGAGGTTGTTCATAGAGGTGATAAACAAAATCATGAGGTTGAGCTAGGAACCCATGTTTAA
- the LOC122601435 gene encoding dihydrolipoyllysine-residue acetyltransferase component 4 of pyruvate dehydrogenase complex, chloroplastic: MSSSLLQSTRVSVSLSFSSSISPLRFSKSPPSFITFSRRSKHSIHAKIREIFMPALSSTMTEGKIVSWIKSEGDLLSKGESVVVVESDKADMDVETFYDGILAAIVVPDGQSAPVGAPIGLLAETEADVQEAKARAASVTSGSPAPASETPVPEISAPVAATATPSPPPAAATEGTKKIVSTPFAKKLAKQHKVDINKVIGTGPFGRITPADVEAAAGIETAKPVTVSAGGSANAAAKSAAPAQTFAEIPGASVVPFTTMQAAVSKNMIESLSVPTFRVGYPIITDALDALYAKVKSKGVTMTALLAKAAAMALVQHPVVNASCKDGKSFTYNGSINIAVAVAINGGLITPVLQDADKLDLYLLSEKWKELVEKARSKQLAPHEYNSGTFTLSNLGMFGVDRFDAILPPGQGAIMAVGASKPTPVADKDGYFSVKNQMTVNVTADHRIVYGADLAAFLKTFAKIIQEPDSLTM, from the exons ATGTCTTCATCACTTCTTCAATCAACTAGGGTTTCCGTTTCCCTCTCATTCTCCTCATCAATCTCCCCTCTTCGATTCTCCAAATCCCCTCCATCATTCATCACATTCTCTCGCCGTTCCAAACACTCAATCCACGCCAAAATCAGAGAAATCTTCATGCCTGCACTCAGTTCCACCATGACTGAAGGCAAAATCGTCTCCTGGATCAAATCAGAAGGCGATCTTCTCTCCAAAGGCGAATCCGTTGTCGTCGTTGAATCCGATAAAGCCGATATGGATGTCGAAACCTTTTACGACGGTATTTTAGCTGCTATTGTTGTTCCTGATGGTCAATCCGCCCCTGTTGGTGCCCCCATTGGTTTATTAGCTGAAACCGAAGCCGATGTTCAAGAAGCCAAAGCCCGAGCCGCTTCCGTCACTAGCGGCTCACCGGCTCCAGCTTCCGAAACTCCTGTTCCTGAAATTTCGGCCCCTGTTGCGGCCACGGCGACACCTTCGCCGCCACCTGCAGCAGCAACAGAGGGGACGAAAAAAATAGTTTCTACGCCTTTTGCGAAGAAACTGGCAAAACAACATaaagttgatataaataaagtaattgGGACCGGGCCGTTTGGCAGGATTACGCCTGCTGACGTGGAGGCTGCTGCTGGGATTGAAACTGCAAAACCTGTTACTGTGTCGGCAGGTGGATCTGCAAATGCTGCAGCTAAGTCTGCAGCACCCGCGCAGACGTTTGCAGAGATACCTGGAGCGAGTGTTGTTCCGTTTACGACAATGCAGGCTGCTGTGTCGAAAAATATGATTGAGAGTTTGTCTGTTCCTACGTTTCGTGTTGGTTACCCGATTATTACTGATGCCCTTGATGCTTTATATGCTAAG GTTAAATCGAAGGGTGTTACAATGACTGCTTTGCTAGCTAAGGCTGCAGCCATGGCCCTTGTTCAGCACCCTGTGGTGAATGCTAGCTGTAAAGACGGTAAAAGCTTTACTTATAACGGCAGCATTAATATTGCGGTGGCTGTGGCAATCAATGGCGGTTTAATCACCCCTGTTCTCCAAGATGCTGATAAG TTGGATCTTTATTTGTTATCTGAGAAATGGAAGGAGCTTGTGGAGAAAGCACGGTCCAAACAACTTGCACCCCATGAGTACAATTCAG GGACTTTTACTCTGTCCAACCTAGGCATGTTTGGAGTCGATCGCTTTGATGCTATTCTTCCTCCTGGCCAG GGGGCTATTATGGCTGTTGGAGCTTCTAAGCCTACTCCTGTTGCTGATAAAGACGGATATTTCAGTGTGAAAAATCAAATGACT GTAAATGTTACTGCTGATCACCGAATTGTATATGGAGCAGACTTAGCTGCCTTCCTTAAAACCTTTGCAAAGATCATTCAAGAACCTGACAGCTTGACAATGTGA